A window of Saccharomyces paradoxus chromosome XIII, complete sequence contains these coding sequences:
- the MVP1 gene encoding Mvp1p (Protein required for sorting proteins to the vacuole~similar to YMR004W), translating into MDNYEDSDPWNASSNAWTKDDDPVVSTTNSEPSLNGITSEFNALNFSTPLDTNEEDTGFLPANDVLEESIWDDNRNRLSGSGTQRTSNITTNETVAGKNDAKSRNTGETEADIFDWTNNIRKTYRPLDADIIIIEEIPEREGLLFKHANYLVKHLIALPSTSPSEERTVVRRYSDFLWLREILLKRYPFRMIPELPPKRIGSQNADQLFLKKRRIGLSRFINLVMKHPKLSDDDLVLTFLTVRTDLTSWRKQATYDTSNEFTDKKISQEFMTMWKKEFAEQWNQAASCIDTSMELWYRITLLLERHEKRIMQMVHERNFFETLVDNFSEVTPKLYPVQQSDTILDINNNFSIIKKHLETTSSICKQETEEISGALSPKFKIFTDILLSLRGLFERYKIMAANNVVQLQRHVELNKEKLESMKGKPDVSGAEYDRIKKIIQKDRRSIIEQSNRAWLIRQCILEEFTIFQETQFLITRAFQDWAKLNSNYAGLKLNEWEKLITSIMDMPISRE; encoded by the coding sequence atggACAATTATGAAGACAGTGACCCCTGGAATGCCAGTTCTAATGCGTGGACTAAGGATGATGATCCCGTTGTTTCGACCACCAATAGTGAACCTAGTCTCAACGGGATCACCAGTGAGTTCAAtgctttgaatttttcaacaccTCTGGACACAAACGAGGAGGATACTGGCTTTTTACCGGCCAATGATGTGCTTGAAGAAAGTATTTGGGATGATAATAGAAACCGTCTTAGTGGAAGTGGCACGCAGCGAACTTCCAATATAACGACCAATGAAACCGTTGCAGGCAAGAATGATGCTAAAAGTCGGAACACAGGAGAAACTGAAGCCGACATATTTGATTGGACCAATAATATTAGAAAAACATATAGACCTCTAGATGCCGAcattatcatcattgaAGAGATACCTGAAAGAGAGGGTTTACTTTTTAAGCACGCGAACTATTTGGTGAAACATCTTATTGCTCTACCAAGTACTTCTCCTTCTGAAGAACGTACTGTCGTAAGAAGATATTCTGATTTCTTATGGTTAAGAGAAATTCTGTTGAAAAGGTATCCTTTTAGAATGATCCCTGAGCTACCTCCCAAAAGAATTGGATCCCAAAACGCAGATCagctttttttgaagaaaagaagaatagGGTTATCCAGATTTATCAATTTGGTAATGAAACACCCTAAATTaagtgatgatgatttagTGTTAACATTTTTAACCGTACGCACTGACCTAACAAGTTGGAGAAAGCAAGCAACCTATGACACTTCAAACGAGTTTACTGATAAAAAGATATCACAAGAATTTATGACAATGTGGAAAAAAGAGTTTGCGGAACAATGGAACCAGGCCGCATCTTGCATTGACACATCGATGGAGCTATGGTACAGAATCACGCTTCTTTTAGAAAGacatgaaaaaagaattatgCAAATGGTCCAcgaaagaaatttttttgaaacgCTAGTGGATAACTTCAGTGAAGTAACCCCAAAACTATATCCGGTACAACAAAGTGATACCATATTGGACATTAATAACAACTTCAGTATAATCAAAAAACACCTAGAAACTACGAGTAGCATCTGCAAAcaagaaacagaagaaatatCGGGAGCGCTATCTCctaaattcaaaattttcacgGATATCCTGCTGTCTTTGAGAGGtttatttgaaagataCAAAATTATGGCTGCAAATAACGTAGTTCAATTACAAAGACATGTCGAATTGAATAAAGAGAAATTGGAATCAATGAAAGGGAAGCCAGACGTCAGTGGAGCAGAGTACGAcaggataaaaaaaatcatacaGAAGGATAGAAGAAGCATAATAGAGCAATCAAATAGGGCTTGGTTAATCAGACAGTGTATTTTGGAGGAATTTACGATCTTTCAAGAAACCCAATTTTTAATAACACGTGCCTTTCAGGATTGGGCGAAATTGAACTCTAATTATGCTGGCCTCAAACTGAATGAGTGGGAAAAGCTGATTACAAGCATTATGGATATGCCGATTTCTCGCGAGTAA
- the AIM34 gene encoding Aim34p (similar to YMR003W) — MLFSLLGRVASRQSSGIRMIRPGRSVYLPFTLLLKKFDASKISVHRYVHSTQTKSHLTFLLKNNDITPFQKFTVRILKEQCKTRGLKLSGRKSELLQRLITYDSASHKKSSVKVDELRKSSLINEPIKLTEKLLSDKIPQTIEKKHYSVQKSPNIETPGEVHSHLQPRDRTFLVGFFLLSCLWWNLEPQESKPIIDH, encoded by the coding sequence ATGTTATTTTCTCTATTGGGTAGGGTTGCTTCGCGACAATCCTCCGGCATACGGATGATTAGACCAGGAAGATCTGTGTATTTACCGTTTACCTTACTACTCAAAAAGTTCGACGCTTCCAAGATAAGCGTACACAGGTATGTACATAGTACCCAAACGAAGAGTCACTTGACctttttattgaaaaataatgatataacaccttttcaaaaatttacagTTAGAATACTCAAGGAGCAGTGCAAAACAAGAGGGTTGAAATTATCAGGTCGCAAGTCGGAGCTGTTACAAAGGCTTATCACGTACGACTCCGCTTCACATAAGAAAAGTAGTGTGAAGGTAGATGAACTCAGAAAAAGCTCATTAATAAATGAACCAATCAAACTTACTGAGAAATTACTTAGTGATAAAATCCCTCAaaccattgaaaagaagcatTATTCGGTGCAAAAATCACCTAATATTGAAACTCCCGGCGAAGTTCATTCACACTTACAACCAAGGGATAGAACATTCTTAgttggattttttttgttatcgTGTCTTTGGTGGAACCTCGAACCTCAGGAATCTAAACCTATCATTGATCATTAG
- the MIX17 gene encoding Mix17p (Mitochondrial intermembrane space protein~similar to YMR002W), which produces MARSRGSSRPISRSRPTQTRSASTMAAPVHPQQQPNAYSHPPAAGTQTRQPGMFAQMASTAAGVAVGSTIGHTLGAGITGMFSGSGSDSAPVEQQQQNMANVSGQTQTDQQMGRTCELDARNFTRCLDENNGNFQICDYYLQQLKACQEAARQY; this is translated from the coding sequence aTGGCGCGTTCAAGAGGATCATCAAGACCTATATCTAGGTCGAGACCTACTCAGACAAGGTCTGCTTCTACCATGGCGGCTCCAGTTCATCCGCAGCAACAACCAAATGCCTATTCACATCCTCCAGCCGCAGGTACCCAGACAAGACAACCAGGTATGTTTGCGCAGATGGCTTCCACTGCTGCAGGTGTTGCCGTTGGTAGTACCATTGGTCACACCTTAGGTGCAGGCATCACAGGTATGTTTTCTGGATCCGGGTCTGACTCCGCTCCCGTTgagcaacagcagcaaaaTATGGCCAACGTTTCCGGCCAGACCCAAACGGACCAGCAGATGGGAAGAACCTGTGAATTAGACGCAAGGAACTTTACACGCTGTTTGGACGAAAATAACGGCAACTTCCAAATATGTGATTATTACCTGCAGCAACTAAAAGCCTGCCAAGAGGCTGCACGTCAATACTAA